A part of Prevotella melaninogenica genomic DNA contains:
- a CDS encoding SGNH/GDSL hydrolase family protein has translation MKTIKYFIVLLFLFLLSPAVSAQEANGISEQEVKLAKSVEPDAMPEAAIPHTSSAAVEEISLEPLPASTTQVSHVAESRDQVVLLIGDSMADGLGSRFNDYAVKNGFKFHSIVWYGSTTRDWAIAADLQYQIEKLRPTYIIISLGTNDLGYKDYSRRETAIQTILSRVGNIPYVWIGPLPWKKIKDRTIVDVIRDCTGESRFFDSSSVIASRADGVHPTRQGAALWVDKIVEWMGEPELNANPIEMDKPDFTTRFKHDEKHGMGYHGRR, from the coding sequence GTGAAAACAATAAAGTATTTTATAGTATTATTATTTCTGTTCTTGTTGTCACCTGCTGTTTCGGCGCAGGAGGCTAACGGAATAAGTGAACAAGAGGTTAAGCTTGCTAAATCGGTAGAGCCTGATGCTATGCCAGAAGCAGCAATTCCTCATACAAGTTCTGCCGCAGTAGAAGAGATTTCACTGGAACCCCTGCCTGCATCAACCACTCAAGTGTCACATGTTGCAGAAAGTCGTGATCAGGTTGTCCTCCTCATTGGCGATTCTATGGCTGATGGTTTGGGTTCTCGATTCAATGATTATGCTGTAAAGAACGGTTTCAAGTTTCATTCTATCGTTTGGTATGGTAGTACAACACGTGACTGGGCAATAGCTGCCGACCTTCAATATCAGATAGAGAAGCTGCGCCCTACATATATTATCATTAGCTTAGGTACCAATGACTTAGGTTATAAAGATTATAGTAGACGTGAAACCGCAATTCAGACTATTCTGAGTCGTGTTGGGAATATTCCATACGTATGGATTGGACCTCTCCCTTGGAAGAAGATTAAAGATAGAACAATCGTTGACGTAATCCGTGACTGTACGGGTGAAAGTCGGTTCTTTGACAGTAGTTCTGTCATTGCTTCGCGTGCAGATGGCGTACATCCAACACGTCAGGGAGCTGCTCTATGGGTAGATAAGATTGTAGAGTGGATGGGTGAACCTGAGTTGAATGCTAACCCGATAGAGATGGATAAGCCTGACTTTACAACTCGTTTTAAGCATGACGAGAAGCATGGAATGGGGTATCATGGTCGTAGATGA
- a CDS encoding zinc-dependent metalloprotease produces MSINKKATACLFALMLGSGVGVAGNRFVYRTVNDTITQRKDTTKQNVQKEKAPEKEKEKPSAYEQLIKKKGSVQNGLFTVRHIDDQWYFEVPDSVIGRYLLAVTRFTAVPQSFGKFAGEAVNKQTVYFEQRDDKTMLLRAYVLSQEADPKSNISRTLKASTADPIVASFKVIGHNKETKAQLIDVTSLFSKDNAVLSVSSNDSKQLKLGGLISDRTFIDTMKVYPINVEIATTRTYSSQPSTTPASQTGVMTIGLNTSVVLLPKVPMRKRVWDKRVGYFTNGYTIFSDDQTKTDREQFISRFRLEPKDKKAYAKGKLVEPIKPIVFYIDPATPKKWVPYLMKGIEDWNVAFEAAGFKNAIRAKEWPNDPTMSVDDARFNVLRYLPAEIENAYGPRIVDPRSGEIIESHICWYHNVMNLLTKWYFTQCAPLDKRAQTAHMDDKLMGELVRFVSSHEVGHTLGLRHNMGASHATPVEKLRDKKWVEEHGHTASIMDYARFNYVAQPEDGISERGLFPRVNDYDKWAIRWGYQYRPEFKDEMDEKEKLMTETTAILAKNPRLWFGGEGKNEDPRAQTEDLGDDNVKASDYGIKNLKRIVAKLPEWTRQPNDQYEDRMEMWRSVVGQYGRYTNHVLKNIGGRYINNMPGQKPYEVAPAKKGRDAVDYIGRQVFEAPLWLYPSSMTDIAGTDLVDEISSYQDRILKVMMNGTIMDKIYKDQRVAGAYQFKDYLNDLFHSVWKPLTGFNDMQVRTRRLLERHYVEQINNLLNPVKTDKPTAVDRAGNSDIMLYLMQQLDTIEQFCKAQAAQSEGINLLHYNDLLRQIKLIRERRVTVK; encoded by the coding sequence ATGTCAATTAACAAAAAAGCAACAGCCTGTCTGTTTGCGCTTATGCTCGGAAGTGGAGTAGGTGTGGCAGGAAACAGGTTCGTCTACCGTACTGTAAACGACACTATTACACAGCGTAAAGACACTACAAAGCAGAACGTTCAGAAAGAGAAAGCACCTGAGAAAGAGAAAGAAAAACCATCAGCTTACGAACAGCTTATAAAGAAAAAGGGAAGTGTTCAGAATGGGCTCTTTACTGTAAGACATATAGATGATCAGTGGTATTTTGAGGTTCCAGATTCTGTTATTGGTCGTTATCTGCTTGCTGTGACTCGTTTTACTGCTGTTCCACAAAGCTTTGGAAAGTTTGCTGGTGAGGCAGTAAACAAGCAAACGGTTTATTTTGAACAGCGCGACGATAAGACAATGTTGCTTCGTGCCTACGTTCTTTCACAGGAAGCTGATCCAAAGAGCAATATCTCGCGTACACTGAAAGCTTCTACGGCTGATCCTATTGTAGCTTCCTTTAAGGTGATTGGGCATAACAAGGAAACAAAGGCACAGCTGATTGATGTAACGTCATTGTTCTCAAAAGACAATGCTGTCCTTAGTGTGTCTTCAAATGATTCCAAGCAGTTGAAGTTAGGAGGACTGATATCTGACCGCACCTTTATTGATACGATGAAAGTTTATCCTATTAATGTTGAGATTGCAACGACACGTACTTACTCCAGTCAACCTTCTACTACACCTGCTTCACAGACGGGTGTAATGACTATCGGATTGAATACGAGTGTGGTTCTTCTTCCGAAGGTTCCTATGCGTAAGCGTGTTTGGGATAAACGTGTGGGTTATTTCACAAATGGATATACTATTTTTAGCGATGACCAGACCAAGACTGACCGTGAGCAGTTCATCTCTCGTTTCCGTCTTGAGCCTAAAGATAAGAAAGCATACGCAAAGGGAAAACTTGTAGAGCCTATCAAGCCTATCGTGTTTTATATTGATCCAGCAACACCAAAGAAGTGGGTTCCATATCTGATGAAGGGTATTGAGGATTGGAACGTTGCTTTTGAAGCTGCTGGTTTCAAAAATGCTATTCGGGCAAAGGAATGGCCTAACGATCCAACCATGAGTGTTGACGATGCTCGCTTTAATGTACTCCGTTATCTCCCAGCTGAGATTGAAAACGCATACGGTCCTCGTATTGTCGACCCACGTAGCGGCGAAATTATCGAGAGTCATATCTGTTGGTATCATAATGTGATGAATCTCTTGACAAAGTGGTACTTCACACAGTGCGCCCCATTGGATAAACGAGCACAGACGGCACACATGGATGATAAACTTATGGGTGAGTTGGTGCGCTTTGTGTCAAGTCATGAGGTGGGACACACACTCGGCTTACGTCATAATATGGGTGCCAGCCATGCTACACCAGTGGAGAAACTGCGTGATAAGAAGTGGGTTGAAGAGCATGGTCATACAGCCAGCATCATGGATTATGCTCGTTTCAATTACGTAGCACAGCCAGAAGACGGTATATCAGAGCGTGGTCTCTTCCCACGTGTGAACGATTACGACAAGTGGGCAATCCGTTGGGGGTATCAGTATCGTCCAGAGTTCAAAGATGAGATGGACGAGAAAGAAAAGTTGATGACTGAGACAACAGCCATTCTTGCTAAGAATCCACGTCTTTGGTTTGGTGGTGAGGGTAAGAATGAAGACCCACGTGCACAGACGGAAGACCTTGGTGATGACAATGTGAAGGCGAGTGATTATGGTATTAAGAACTTAAAACGTATCGTTGCAAAACTTCCAGAGTGGACACGTCAGCCTAATGATCAGTACGAAGACCGCATGGAAATGTGGAGAAGTGTTGTTGGTCAGTATGGACGTTATACGAATCATGTACTGAAGAACATTGGTGGTCGTTACATAAACAATATGCCTGGCCAGAAACCTTATGAGGTTGCACCAGCTAAGAAGGGCAGAGATGCGGTAGACTATATCGGTCGTCAGGTTTTTGAGGCACCGCTTTGGCTTTATCCTTCATCAATGACTGATATTGCAGGTACTGATCTTGTTGATGAAATCAGCAGTTATCAGGATCGTATTTTGAAAGTGATGATGAACGGAACTATTATGGATAAGATTTATAAGGACCAGCGTGTTGCAGGTGCTTATCAGTTTAAGGATTATCTTAATGATTTGTTCCACAGTGTTTGGAAGCCATTGACAGGTTTTAATGACATGCAGGTACGCACACGTCGTTTGCTTGAACGTCATTATGTAGAACAGATTAATAACCTTCTGAATCCTGTTAAGACGGATAAACCTACTGCTGTAGATCGTGCAGGTAATTCAGACATTATGCTCTATCTTATGCAACAGTTAGATACTATTGAGCAGTTCTGTAAGGCTCAGGCAGCACAGAGTGAAGGCATAAATCTCCTTCATTATAATGACCTCCTGCGTCAAATAAAGTTGATTCGTGAGCGTCGGGTGACCGTGAAGTAA
- a CDS encoding sodium bile acid symporter family protein, translated as MRRIIQFIKEWTLPVSIATGSFLYLLFAFIPALDGAANFFAPILDAALPLFMFLVLYVTFCKVDFRKLIPVGWHLWIALSQVLMVAVVIGAILIFHITGESLILFEALLVSIICPCASAAAVVTQKLGGNLEEMTTYTFLSNFLCALLIPVCFPLIESGAGISFWGAFIAILYKVCLVLVAPMLLAYITKHWHTLCKFYQWVINVNNLSFYLWGCSLLIVSGTTVKNIVHAEVASSFLLLIAILALVLCLIQFAIGRYIGHFFCSTINAGQALGQKNTAFAIWIAYTYLNPLSTVGPGCYILWQNIINSVEIWQHDHAIKRKNK; from the coding sequence ATGAGGAGAATCATTCAATTTATAAAGGAGTGGACACTGCCAGTGTCAATAGCTACAGGTAGCTTTTTATACCTGCTTTTCGCCTTTATTCCAGCCTTGGATGGTGCAGCAAACTTTTTTGCTCCTATCCTTGATGCAGCTCTTCCATTGTTTATGTTCCTCGTCTTATATGTTACCTTCTGCAAGGTAGACTTCCGCAAGCTTATTCCTGTAGGTTGGCATCTTTGGATAGCTCTCTCTCAAGTGTTGATGGTTGCGGTTGTTATTGGGGCAATTCTGATTTTTCATATCACGGGTGAGTCGCTTATATTATTTGAAGCACTCCTTGTTAGCATCATTTGTCCTTGTGCCTCTGCAGCAGCAGTGGTCACACAGAAGTTAGGTGGAAACCTTGAGGAAATGACAACTTATACTTTCCTCTCCAATTTTCTCTGTGCGCTGTTGATACCAGTTTGCTTCCCTTTAATAGAGTCTGGAGCAGGTATAAGCTTTTGGGGTGCCTTCATTGCGATTCTCTATAAGGTGTGTTTAGTATTGGTTGCTCCAATGCTTTTGGCATATATAACGAAACATTGGCACACTTTATGCAAGTTCTATCAGTGGGTAATCAATGTGAATAACCTTAGTTTTTATCTTTGGGGATGTTCATTACTCATCGTTTCAGGCACAACAGTAAAGAATATCGTGCATGCTGAGGTCGCTTCGAGCTTCCTCTTGTTGATAGCAATATTGGCGTTAGTGCTTTGCTTGATACAGTTTGCCATTGGTAGATATATCGGTCATTTCTTCTGCAGTACGATTAATGCGGGGCAAGCTTTAGGGCAGAAGAATACTGCTTTTGCTATTTGGATAGCCTATACTTACCTGAACCCACTGTCGACAGTGGGACCAGGTTGCTACATTTTGTGGCAGAATATTATTAACAGCGTTGAGATATGGCAGCATGACCATGCCATTAAACGCAAAAACAAATGA
- a CDS encoding peptidylprolyl isomerase, producing the protein MKKLLYFLLLTLVVANVQAQSLTDTLRHEVLLETDSGNIRIQLYNETPRHRDNFLKLVRSGAYNGVLFHRVIKDFMIQTGDLGSKNAKPGEALGDTPETYSLPAEIDYPKLLHRRGAVAAARESDDVNPKRESSASQFYIVWGIKFSDGQLDWAQERLNAHTDSTVQMTPEVRNIYKEVGGTPHLDGQYTVFGQVLDGLDVVDRIQKQPVDANDRPLADVRIRKAIVLK; encoded by the coding sequence ATGAAGAAGTTATTGTATTTCCTTTTGCTAACTTTGGTCGTAGCTAATGTTCAAGCACAGTCATTAACAGACACATTACGTCACGAAGTCTTGTTGGAAACCGATAGTGGAAACATCCGTATTCAACTTTATAATGAAACACCACGTCATCGTGACAATTTCTTGAAGTTGGTACGTAGTGGTGCCTATAATGGTGTTTTGTTTCATCGTGTTATCAAGGATTTTATGATACAGACAGGCGACCTTGGATCGAAGAATGCAAAGCCTGGAGAGGCATTAGGTGATACGCCAGAGACCTATTCACTCCCCGCTGAGATTGATTATCCAAAGTTATTACATCGTCGTGGCGCAGTTGCTGCAGCACGTGAGAGCGATGATGTCAACCCAAAGCGTGAGTCATCTGCCTCACAATTCTATATTGTTTGGGGAATAAAGTTCTCAGACGGACAGCTTGATTGGGCGCAAGAACGCCTTAATGCCCATACTGACAGTACGGTGCAGATGACGCCAGAGGTGCGTAATATATATAAGGAGGTGGGTGGTACACCCCATTTAGACGGACAATATACTGTTTTTGGACAGGTTTTGGATGGATTAGATGTTGTTGATAGAATTCAAAAACAACCAGTTGATGCAAATGATCGTCCACTTGCTGATGTTCGTATTCGTAAAGCAATCGTCTTGAAATAG